The following are encoded in a window of Oncorhynchus keta strain PuntledgeMale-10-30-2019 chromosome 10, Oket_V2, whole genome shotgun sequence genomic DNA:
- the LOC127932482 gene encoding uncharacterized protein LOC127932482, giving the protein MFRCSFTLAGTNNKYFCKGTCSGKDILVKTNGSKNVTQDRYSIEDNRDGVFYVTIKNLMKTDSGTYWCGVERYGPDSYQEVHLTVTDAPPTSTTSPVTSRRHVSTSLLNLSTTLPNLSTTSANLSTTLPNLSTTSANLSATFLVSGDISGPSSSRADRGEEPGEHHHHQSPPTHNLTLLERLTVCMRRSERQTDRQTHSLWSFHQSTPTVNSPTTYPADQASTTYPADQASTTYPADQASTTYPADQASTTYPAGQASTTYPTGQASTTCPAGQASTTYPAGKAASCHKDDINPSYSTADHPDSFIYSSVDLPTESRVSSSPPTVSGNQDDSIYSTAQLPKDTV; this is encoded by the exons ATGTTCCGCTGCTCGTTCACGTTGGCAGGAACCAACAACAAATACTTCTGCAAGGGGACATGTTCTGGTAAAGACATTCTGGTTAAAACTAATGGTAGCAAGAATGTTACTCAAGATCGATACAGtatagaagacaacagagatggagtcttctatGTGACCATCAAGAACCTGATGAAGACAGACTCTGGGACCTACTGGTGTGGAgtggagagatatggcccagacTCATACCAAGAGGTGCATCTCACAGTTACAGATG CTCCTCCCACTTCTACAACCTCACCTGTCACCTCCCGACGCCATGTCTCCACATCCCTTCTAAACCTCTCTACAACCCTCCCAAACCTCTCTACAACATCCGCTAACCTCTCCACAACCCTCCCAAACCTCTCTACAACATCCGCTAACCTCTCCGCAACGTTTCTGGTATCTGGAGATATCAGTGGTCCCTCTTCATCAAGAGCAG acagaggagaggaaccaggagaacaccaccaccaccagtctccTCCAACACACAACCTGACCCTACTGGAGAG GTTGACTGTGTGTATGAGGAgatcagagaggcagacagacagacagacacactcccTTTGGTCATTTCATCAGTCTACTCCTACTGTCAATTCACCTACAACCTACCCTGCTGACCAAGCCTCTACAACCTACCCTGCTGACCAAGCCTCTACAACCTACCCTGCTGACCAAGCCTCTACAACCTACCCTGCTGACCAAGCCTCTACAACCTACCCTGCTGGCCAAGCCTCTACAACCTACCCTACTGGCCAAGCCTCTACAACCTGCCCTGCTGGCCAAGCCTCTACAACCTACCCTGCTGGCAAAGCAGCTAGCTGCCACAAAGATGATATAAATCCAAGTTATTCTACTGCAGATCACCCAGATTCTTTCATCTACTCCAGTGTGGATCTACCTACAGAATCTAGAGTCTCCTCAAGTCCTCCAACAGTCAGTGGAAACCAGGATGATTCCATCTATTCTACAGCCCAGCTACCCAAAGATACTGTATAA